One genomic region from Onychostoma macrolepis isolate SWU-2019 chromosome 23, ASM1243209v1, whole genome shotgun sequence encodes:
- the plxna2 gene encoding plexin-A2 isoform X5 produces MEGQQDSKRTLKQSPGCGSKWSFTCWLLILILPVVSCEQSFTTFHPERREWAFNHMTVHKTTGALYIGAVNRVYKLSGNLTLLVSHGTGPEDDNKACYPPLIVQPCTEPLVSTNNINKLLLIDYSQNRLLACGSLYQGVCKLLRLDDLFILVEPSHKKEHYLSSVNQTGTMYGVIVPSQGKDGTLFIGTAVDGKQDYFPTISSRKLPRDPESSAMLDYELHTDFVSSLIKIPSDTLALVSHFDIYYIYGFASGNFVYFLTVQPETPENSMSSSGPSNDLFYTSRIVRLCKDDHKFHSYVSLPIGCVRNRIEYRLLQAAYLGKPGRVLAASLNISAQDDVLFAVFSKGQKQYHHPPDDSALCVFSIRDINARIKERMQSCYQGEGNLELNWLLGKDVPCTKAPVPIDDSFCGLDINQPLGGSQLVTGHTLYTESHDRMTSVTSYVYNGYCVAFVGTKSGRLKKVCGVLTLSVRAERCAVDRVTVLASWVAPV; encoded by the exons ATGGAGGGACAGCAGGATTCAAAGAGGACTTTGAAGCAAAGCCCTGGATGTGGTTCCAAATGGTCCTTTACGTGCTGGTTGTTAATCTTAATCTTGCCTGTAGTGTCCTGTGAACAGTCCTTTACAACGTTTCACCCTGAGCGACGAGAATGGGCCTTCAACCATATGACAGTTCACAAGACGACAGGCGCACTCTACATTGGTGCTGTCAACCGCGTCTACAAGTTATCAGGCAACCTGACACTCCTAGTATCCCATGGTACTGGTCCAGAAGATGACAACAAGGCCTGCTACCCTCCACTTATCGTTCAGCCTTGCACTGAACCTCTGGTTTCTACCAACAACATCAACAAACTCTTACTCATCGACTACTCTCAGAACCGACTACTTGCCTGTGGAAGCCTCTACCAAGGTGTCTGCAAACTGCTACGGTTGGACGACCTCTTCATCCTGGTGGAGCCCTCTCATAAAAAGGAGCACTACCTCTCCAGTGTCAACCAGACGGGCACCATGTATGGAGTCATCGTGCCCTCACAGGGCAAGGATGGGACCCTCTTCATTGGTACAGCTGTGGATGGGAAGCAAGACTACTTTCCAACCATCTCAAGTCGGAAGCTTCCTCGTGACCCCGAGTCTTCAGCTATGCTGGACTACGAGCTACACACTGACTTTGTTTCATCACTCATCAAGATTCCCTCCGACACCTTGGCATTGGTCTCTCATTTCGACATCTACTACATCTATGGTTTTGCCAGTGGCAATTTCGTCTACTTCCTGACCGTGCAACCAGAGACGCCTGAGAACAGCATGTCTTCCAGCGGGCCCTCAAATGACCTATTTTATACCTCGCGAATCGTCCGACTCTGCAAAGATGACCACAAATTCCACTCCTATGTGTCATTGCCTATTGGTTGTGTCCGGAACAGAATTGAGTACCGCCTTCTACAAGCAGCCTACCTGGGCAAGCCTGGACGAGTGCTTGCAGCATCCCTCAACATTAGCGCTCAAGACGATGTGCTCTTTGCTGTCTTTTCCAAAGGTCAAAAACAGTACCACCATCCACCTGATGACTCTgccctctgcgtcttcagcatCCGGGACATCAATGCACGGATCAAGGAACGTATGCAGTCCTGCTATCAGGGAGAGGGGAACTTGGAGCTCAACTGGCTGTTGGGAAAGGATGTACCTTGTACCAAAGCG CCTGTCCCAATTGATGACTCCTTCTGCGGTTTGGACATCAACCAGCCCCTTGGCGGCTCTCAGCTGGTGACCGGACACACGCTTTATACGGAAAGCCATGATCGCATGACCTCGGTGACCTCCTACGTCTATAATGGCTACTGTGTGGCTTTCGTCGGCACAAAGAGTGGACGGCTGAAGAAG
- the plxna2 gene encoding plexin-A2 isoform X4, with product MEGQQDSKRTLKQSPGCGSKWSFTCWLLILILPVVSCEQSFTTFHPERREWAFNHMTVHKTTGALYIGAVNRVYKLSGNLTLLVSHGTGPEDDNKACYPPLIVQPCTEPLVSTNNINKLLLIDYSQNRLLACGSLYQGVCKLLRLDDLFILVEPSHKKEHYLSSVNQTGTMYGVIVPSQGKDGTLFIGTAVDGKQDYFPTISSRKLPRDPESSAMLDYELHTDFVSSLIKIPSDTLALVSHFDIYYIYGFASGNFVYFLTVQPETPENSMSSSGPSNDLFYTSRIVRLCKDDHKFHSYVSLPIGCVRNRIEYRLLQAAYLGKPGRVLAASLNISAQDDVLFAVFSKGQKQYHHPPDDSALCVFSIRDINARIKERMQSCYQGEGNLELNWLLGKDVPCTKAPVPIDDSFCGLDINQPLGGSQLVTGHTLYTESHDRMTSVTSYVYNGYCVAFVGTKSGRLKKIRVDGPPQGGVQYETLPVIKDGSPILRDMAFSLDNSFIYVMSERQEL from the exons ATGGAGGGACAGCAGGATTCAAAGAGGACTTTGAAGCAAAGCCCTGGATGTGGTTCCAAATGGTCCTTTACGTGCTGGTTGTTAATCTTAATCTTGCCTGTAGTGTCCTGTGAACAGTCCTTTACAACGTTTCACCCTGAGCGACGAGAATGGGCCTTCAACCATATGACAGTTCACAAGACGACAGGCGCACTCTACATTGGTGCTGTCAACCGCGTCTACAAGTTATCAGGCAACCTGACACTCCTAGTATCCCATGGTACTGGTCCAGAAGATGACAACAAGGCCTGCTACCCTCCACTTATCGTTCAGCCTTGCACTGAACCTCTGGTTTCTACCAACAACATCAACAAACTCTTACTCATCGACTACTCTCAGAACCGACTACTTGCCTGTGGAAGCCTCTACCAAGGTGTCTGCAAACTGCTACGGTTGGACGACCTCTTCATCCTGGTGGAGCCCTCTCATAAAAAGGAGCACTACCTCTCCAGTGTCAACCAGACGGGCACCATGTATGGAGTCATCGTGCCCTCACAGGGCAAGGATGGGACCCTCTTCATTGGTACAGCTGTGGATGGGAAGCAAGACTACTTTCCAACCATCTCAAGTCGGAAGCTTCCTCGTGACCCCGAGTCTTCAGCTATGCTGGACTACGAGCTACACACTGACTTTGTTTCATCACTCATCAAGATTCCCTCCGACACCTTGGCATTGGTCTCTCATTTCGACATCTACTACATCTATGGTTTTGCCAGTGGCAATTTCGTCTACTTCCTGACCGTGCAACCAGAGACGCCTGAGAACAGCATGTCTTCCAGCGGGCCCTCAAATGACCTATTTTATACCTCGCGAATCGTCCGACTCTGCAAAGATGACCACAAATTCCACTCCTATGTGTCATTGCCTATTGGTTGTGTCCGGAACAGAATTGAGTACCGCCTTCTACAAGCAGCCTACCTGGGCAAGCCTGGACGAGTGCTTGCAGCATCCCTCAACATTAGCGCTCAAGACGATGTGCTCTTTGCTGTCTTTTCCAAAGGTCAAAAACAGTACCACCATCCACCTGATGACTCTgccctctgcgtcttcagcatCCGGGACATCAATGCACGGATCAAGGAACGTATGCAGTCCTGCTATCAGGGAGAGGGGAACTTGGAGCTCAACTGGCTGTTGGGAAAGGATGTACCTTGTACCAAAGCG CCTGTCCCAATTGATGACTCCTTCTGCGGTTTGGACATCAACCAGCCCCTTGGCGGCTCTCAGCTGGTGACCGGACACACGCTTTATACGGAAAGCCATGATCGCATGACCTCGGTGACCTCCTACGTCTATAATGGCTACTGTGTGGCTTTCGTCGGCACAAAGAGTGGACGGCTGAAGAAG